A window of Formosa sp. Hel1_31_208 contains these coding sequences:
- a CDS encoding PliI family lysozyme inhibitor of I-type lysozyme — translation MKNNFYRFSLMLLVLFSAIACKNQTKKTEKVKTLETTEALNVLGNYVSEDYAKRSEGYDWVSVAITKADNNQLNISVRSRADKKRPTCLFDTKAFKKNENSYESTYEGKIIKFEFSEENITISTVNSDDSNMLYFFCNGGASIAGTYKRINEELDQQQIDLTKFSIVLNLQGVGFNISSIEKDGKNTMSIFTFGLEESEYNEIFEIEGEQVIDAEVEDLNSDGSPELFVYTQTIGSGSYGNVYAFSVNNKKSMSQVYFQQTAENDKINKGYMGHDEFSIVENSLAQRFPIYKEKDTNANPTGGTRQVTYKLIDGEASRKLVVNKVSEY, via the coding sequence ATGAAAAATAATTTTTATAGATTTTCTCTAATGCTGTTGGTTCTATTTTCAGCAATCGCATGTAAAAACCAAACAAAAAAGACTGAAAAAGTTAAAACACTAGAAACTACCGAGGCGTTAAATGTATTAGGTAACTACGTTTCTGAAGACTATGCGAAAAGAAGCGAAGGCTATGATTGGGTGTCTGTTGCAATTACAAAAGCAGATAATAATCAATTGAATATTTCAGTCCGCTCACGAGCAGATAAAAAAAGACCAACTTGTTTATTTGACACGAAAGCTTTTAAAAAAAATGAGAACTCGTATGAATCCACATATGAGGGTAAAATAATTAAATTCGAGTTTTCCGAAGAAAATATCACTATTTCTACTGTAAACTCAGACGATTCAAACATGTTGTATTTCTTTTGCAATGGTGGAGCCTCCATAGCAGGAACTTATAAAAGAATCAACGAAGAATTAGATCAACAACAAATTGATTTAACTAAATTCAGTATAGTATTAAATCTACAAGGCGTTGGCTTCAATATTTCATCAATAGAAAAAGATGGAAAGAATACGATGTCAATTTTTACTTTTGGTTTAGAAGAAAGCGAATACAACGAAATATTCGAAATTGAGGGTGAGCAGGTTATAGATGCAGAAGTGGAAGACCTTAATTCAGATGGTTCACCAGAACTTTTTGTTTACACACAAACAATCGGAAGTGGAAGTTATGGAAATGTTTATGCGTTTTCAGTAAACAATAAAAAATCTATGAGCCAAGTTTATTTTCAACAAACAGCGGAAAACGACAAAATAAATAAAGGATATATGGGACACGATGAATTTTCGATTGTAGAGAATTCTTTAGCTCAACGCTTTCCAATTTATAAAGAAAAAGATACCAATGCAAACCCTACAGGAGGAACTAGACAAGTTACTTATAAATTAATTGATGGAGAGGCTTCTAGAAAATTAGTAGTTAATAAAGTTTCCGAATATTAA